In a single window of the Magnolia sinica isolate HGM2019 chromosome 7, MsV1, whole genome shotgun sequence genome:
- the LOC131250543 gene encoding metacaspase-9-like, with protein MKNRLALSVGCNSPNTPYKLHGCYNDVQTMQTLLTNHFGFAKEDIKIMIDKPNWPDKPTGYNIMMALVRMIYEAKKGDTLFFFRGSGTLVESPQNGNSPTMNFVFRLLVDYLSNGATFTFLADSSHSGGLILDAKEQKILRAREPGKDWEEKYRPKTFPIDVISTIQFFNIGSSDISAHLSNVFGTQLMRGSNLCHLIGDRASLLGNQLDPPMDAPKNSIGADVFAFKTSYISRLPSLPQQKSRGKVS; from the exons ATGAAGAATAGATTGGCTCTCTCGGTGGGGTGCAACTCCCCCAACACCCCATACAAGCTGCATGGGTGCTATAACGACGTGCAAACCATGCAGACTCTGCTCACTAACCACTTCGGCTTCGCGAAGGAAGACATCAAGATCATGATTGACAAACCAAACTGGCCGGATAAGCCGACGGGGTACAACATCATGATGGCGCTTGTACGGATGATCTATGAAGCTAAGAAGGGAGACACCTTGTTCTTCTTCCGTGGGTCAGGGACGCTGGTTGAAAGCCCTCAGAACGGTAACAGTCCA ACGATGAATTTCGTATTCCGGCTTCTAGTCGACTACTTATCGAATGGAGCAACCTTCACTTTCCTCGCTGACTCATCCCATAGTGGCGGCCTCATTCTCGACGCAAAGGAGCAGAAGATTCTCCGTGCACGAGAGCCTGGAAAAGATTGGGAAGAGAAATACCGCCCAAAAACCTTTCCCATTGAtgtcatctccaccattcaatttTTCAATATCGGCTCTTCCGACATTTCCGCTCACTTATCGAATGTTTTCGGGACTCAG CTGATGAGGGGCAGTAACCTCTGTCATCTGATAGGGGACCGTGCTAGTCTTCTCGGTAATCAATTGGATCCACCAATGGATGCACCGAAGAATTCCATCGGAGCTGACGTTTTTGCCTTCAAAACGAGCTACATTTCGCGACTTCCAAGTCTCCCACAGCAGAAATCCCGGGGCAAGGTTTCTTAG